A genomic segment from Alistipes senegalensis JC50 encodes:
- a CDS encoding two-component regulator propeller domain-containing protein produces MKRLLLTLLLTAAVPFARATPPQCLFQTYSTLDGMTHDRIADIYTDSRGFVWVCTWYGVSRFDGYTFKNFSTTPGDFSPLSHHRFISVSEDSNGHLWFTTYNFHVYRLNRYTEQFEDVVSLVGGVDSQHYRMTHCLHDGRGNTWVAIAGLGVARFSDADDASPVRIDAFFDAPALGGDVTAMYVDDGGDAWIAAADGRLNRVDAGERTARTLCETASPAFSFTADAEYVYCATADEVVRTGRRDGTLTRLPGGGAPLTAIVADSVRRTVYAGSRSGELYRVSGDRLARLNPKGARPRRIRDLAADSHGIVWVTSAETGITRYNPATDDYKHFEQQPYTVSYNIDTLTKIAEGGGLLWIKMNNWGFGYYDRERDEVEPFYNDPRQPNCQMTNAVVRFDVHDDVLWLSTYHERGLRKAVILRQPAEVFTLDSKSPNPLSGEIRALMTDSRGRMWVGTRDGELIAFDAANKPVYTLPAQGRRGTGMIYALKEDSSGNIWVGTKGEGLYRMTPGDGGFEVTHFTHSDTDVWSLSDDQVYCVEEDGAGRIWVATYGGGINLLEDPAGHCFVHAGNLMTHYPLDEAGRVRWLLYDRPDRMFAATVDGLLVFDPGASAKLMRFRLVQKIPGDVESLGNNDIIQMLRDSEGRIWLATFGGGLNLISGYDGEGMPRFRCYDKTAGLAGNICMALTEDRQGDLWVSTHNAVSRFDPRRGIFSNYYLYDNMRNAVFSEATALTAPQGDVLFGSGRHLYRFDPDEVRAAKIDYELRFTGLDVRNKPVAAGRRSPLAESVTEADRIVLPYNFSNFRMEFASLNFAIQHIVGYMYKLEGYDQDWNISGNTNRATYSNVPIGRYTLHVKAFVGNADAAGEGITIGVEVLPPPWLTWWAKTLYVLLALAVAAVAFRIAGSVIRIRREASVEQNMTDLKLRFFTNISHELRTPLTLILGGIEDARKHDELSPRGESSLTLAHRNAKRMLTLINQLLDFRKIVKDKMELKISRVDLVPLVEDAIDDFRELAAERRIELLFTVSRRSVLVWVDIERMESVVYNLLSNALKFTPNGGRIEAILSLREEEECVLLTVRDTGIGIPKDKQGMIFERFAQASRAVDSNMKGSGIGLSLCRDIVALHHGEISVESRPGEGSAFTVKLCLGNAHFGMEQIDFSGAGTGDRRNDYMVSDFTPADSQRRNDVQPPKDAQKILLVEDNRELRIFMYNSLIDTYHVVEADDGVEALEKIRSEMPDIVVTDLMMPRMDGIELIDKVRHDFTMSHIPIVMLTARHSPDDRVKAMEFGADGYITKPFSIELLLARIDNLLTQRRKLFEKFSSQSARNKIAELVVEDVVVTDRDEEFMKNVMAWLGENVENSELTIDQLASHLGLGRTTMYNKLKSLTGKSPVELIKEYRITKSKLLLRTGQFSVSEVAYKVGFSDPGYFSRCFREQYHMSPAEYLKTHNLKENQETKTA; encoded by the coding sequence ATGAAACGACTATTGCTGACCCTTTTGCTGACCGCCGCCGTCCCGTTCGCCCGGGCGACGCCTCCGCAATGCCTTTTCCAGACCTATTCCACGCTGGACGGAATGACGCACGACCGTATCGCCGACATCTACACCGATTCGCGCGGCTTCGTGTGGGTCTGCACGTGGTACGGCGTCAGCCGCTTCGACGGATACACATTCAAGAATTTCAGCACCACGCCGGGCGATTTCTCGCCTCTGTCGCACCACCGCTTCATCTCCGTGAGCGAGGATTCGAACGGACATCTCTGGTTCACGACCTATAATTTCCACGTCTACCGCCTGAACCGTTATACCGAGCAGTTCGAGGACGTGGTGTCGCTCGTCGGGGGCGTCGATTCGCAGCACTACCGCATGACGCACTGCCTGCACGACGGCCGCGGCAATACGTGGGTGGCCATCGCCGGGTTGGGCGTGGCGCGTTTCAGCGACGCCGACGACGCCTCGCCCGTGCGTATCGACGCCTTTTTCGACGCCCCGGCGCTGGGCGGCGACGTGACGGCGATGTATGTCGATGACGGGGGCGATGCGTGGATCGCCGCTGCCGACGGCCGGCTGAACCGCGTCGATGCGGGGGAGCGGACGGCCCGCACGCTTTGCGAAACGGCCTCTCCGGCCTTCTCTTTCACGGCCGATGCCGAATACGTCTACTGCGCCACGGCGGACGAGGTGGTCCGCACCGGGCGCAGGGACGGCACGCTCACCCGTCTGCCGGGCGGCGGCGCTCCGCTCACGGCCATCGTCGCCGATTCGGTGCGCCGGACGGTCTATGCCGGCAGCCGTTCGGGGGAGCTCTACCGCGTGTCGGGCGACCGGCTGGCGCGGCTGAATCCCAAAGGCGCCCGTCCGCGCCGCATCCGCGATCTCGCCGCCGACTCGCACGGCATCGTGTGGGTGACCTCCGCCGAGACGGGAATCACGCGCTACAACCCCGCGACGGACGACTACAAGCATTTCGAACAGCAGCCCTACACCGTTTCCTACAACATCGACACCCTGACCAAGATCGCCGAGGGCGGCGGACTGCTGTGGATCAAGATGAACAACTGGGGATTCGGCTACTACGACCGCGAGCGCGACGAGGTCGAACCCTTCTACAACGATCCCCGGCAGCCCAACTGCCAGATGACCAACGCCGTCGTACGCTTCGACGTGCACGACGACGTGCTGTGGCTCTCGACTTACCACGAACGCGGGCTGCGCAAGGCGGTGATCCTGCGCCAGCCCGCCGAGGTCTTCACCCTCGACTCGAAATCCCCGAATCCGCTTTCGGGCGAGATCCGCGCGCTGATGACCGACAGCCGGGGCCGGATGTGGGTCGGCACGCGCGACGGCGAGCTGATCGCTTTCGACGCCGCGAACAAACCCGTCTACACGCTGCCTGCGCAGGGCCGCCGGGGTACGGGCATGATCTACGCCCTGAAGGAGGACTCCTCGGGCAACATCTGGGTCGGCACCAAGGGCGAGGGGCTCTACCGCATGACGCCCGGGGACGGCGGCTTCGAGGTGACGCATTTCACCCACTCCGACACGGATGTCTGGTCGCTCAGCGACGATCAGGTCTACTGCGTCGAGGAGGACGGCGCGGGCCGTATCTGGGTGGCGACCTACGGCGGAGGCATCAACCTGTTGGAAGACCCTGCCGGGCATTGCTTCGTCCACGCCGGCAACCTGATGACGCACTATCCGCTGGACGAGGCGGGGCGCGTGCGGTGGCTGCTTTACGACCGTCCCGACCGGATGTTCGCCGCCACGGTCGATGGACTGCTGGTCTTCGATCCGGGAGCCAGCGCCAAGCTGATGCGCTTCCGGCTGGTGCAGAAGATTCCGGGCGATGTGGAGTCGCTGGGCAACAACGACATCATCCAGATGCTCCGCGATTCGGAGGGGCGCATTTGGCTGGCGACCTTCGGCGGCGGGCTGAACCTGATTTCGGGCTATGACGGCGAGGGGATGCCCCGCTTCCGCTGTTACGACAAGACGGCCGGCCTGGCCGGCAACATCTGCATGGCCCTGACCGAGGACCGGCAGGGCGACCTGTGGGTCTCGACCCACAACGCCGTGTCGCGCTTCGATCCGCGGCGCGGGATTTTCTCGAACTACTACCTCTACGACAACATGCGCAACGCGGTTTTCAGCGAGGCCACGGCGCTCACCGCACCGCAGGGCGACGTGCTCTTCGGCAGCGGCCGCCACCTCTACCGCTTCGATCCCGACGAGGTTCGCGCCGCGAAAATCGACTACGAGCTGCGTTTCACGGGGCTCGACGTGCGCAACAAACCCGTCGCCGCGGGACGCCGCTCGCCGCTTGCGGAGTCGGTGACCGAGGCCGACCGCATCGTTCTGCCCTACAATTTCTCGAATTTCCGCATGGAGTTCGCCTCGCTGAATTTCGCCATTCAGCACATCGTGGGCTATATGTACAAGCTGGAGGGCTACGACCAGGACTGGAATATCTCGGGAAACACAAACCGGGCGACCTATTCCAACGTCCCGATCGGCCGTTACACGCTCCACGTCAAGGCTTTCGTCGGCAATGCCGATGCGGCCGGCGAGGGGATCACGATCGGGGTCGAGGTGCTCCCCCCCCCTTGGCTCACCTGGTGGGCCAAGACGCTCTACGTGCTGCTGGCGTTGGCCGTCGCCGCCGTGGCATTCCGCATCGCCGGTTCGGTCATCCGCATCCGCCGCGAGGCGAGCGTCGAGCAGAACATGACCGACTTGAAGCTGCGCTTCTTCACCAACATCTCCCATGAACTGCGCACGCCGCTGACGCTCATTCTGGGCGGCATCGAGGATGCACGGAAACACGACGAGCTTTCGCCCCGCGGCGAGAGCAGCCTCACGCTGGCCCACCGCAACGCCAAGCGCATGCTGACGCTCATCAACCAACTGCTCGATTTCCGCAAGATCGTCAAGGACAAGATGGAGCTGAAAATCTCGCGCGTGGACCTCGTGCCGCTGGTCGAGGATGCCATCGACGATTTCCGCGAACTGGCCGCCGAGCGCCGGATCGAACTGCTGTTCACCGTCTCGCGCCGTTCCGTGCTGGTGTGGGTCGATATCGAGCGCATGGAGAGCGTGGTCTATAATCTGTTGTCCAACGCTCTGAAATTCACGCCCAACGGCGGACGGATCGAAGCGATACTTTCGCTGCGCGAAGAGGAGGAGTGTGTGCTGCTCACGGTCCGCGACACGGGCATCGGTATCCCGAAAGACAAGCAGGGGATGATCTTCGAACGCTTCGCGCAGGCTTCGCGCGCCGTGGACAGCAACATGAAGGGGTCGGGCATCGGGCTTTCGCTGTGCCGCGACATCGTGGCCCTGCACCACGGTGAAATCTCGGTCGAGAGCCGTCCGGGCGAGGGCTCCGCCTTCACCGTGAAGCTCTGCCTCGGCAACGCCCATTTCGGCATGGAGCAGATCGACTTCTCGGGAGCCGGGACGGGCGACCGCCGCAACGACTATATGGTCAGCGACTTCACGCCCGCCGACAGCCAGCGCCGCAACGACGTGCAGCCGCCGAAGGATGCCCAGAAGATTCTGCTCGTGGAGGACAACCGCGAACTGCGCATCTTCATGTACAACAGTCTGATTGACACCTACCATGTCGTCGAGGCCGACGACGGGGTCGAGGCGCTCGAAAAGATCCGCAGCGAGATGCCCGACATCGTCGTCACCGACCTGATGATGCCCCGCATGGACGGCATCGAACTGATCGACAAGGTGCGCCACGACTTCACGATGAGCCACATCCCGATCGTGATGCTCACGGCCCGCCATTCGCCCGACGACCGGGTGAAGGCTATGGAGTTCGGCGCCGACGGCTACATCACCAAGCCGTTCAGCATCGAACTGCTGCTGGCCCGCATCGACAATCTGCTGACCCAGCGGCGCAAGCTCTTCGAGAAGTTCTCGTCGCAGTCGGCGCGCAACAAGATCGCGGAGCTGGTCGTCGAAGATGTCGTCGTCACGGACCGCGACGAGGAGTTTATGAAGAACGTGATGGCATGGCTGGGCGAGAACGTCGAGAATTCGGAGCTCACGATCGACCAGCTGGCCTCGCACCTCGGGCTGGGCCGCACGACGATGTACAACAAGCTCAAGAGCCTCACCGGAAAATCGCCCGTCGAGCTCATCAAGGAGTACCGCATCACCAAGTCGAAACTTTTGCTGCGCACGGGGCAGTTCTCCGTGTCGGAGGTGGCCTACAAGGTGGGTTTCTCCGATCCGGGCTATTTCAGCCGCTGTTTCCGCGAGCAGTACCACATGTCGCCCGCCGAATACCTCAAAACCCATAACCTGAAAGAAAACCAAGAGACCAAAACCGCATGA
- a CDS encoding RagB/SusD family nutrient uptake outer membrane protein, whose protein sequence is MKKSIYILACAGLMAVSCGEELLETRSSSSSDSETMFSNETYAEAAVMNIYRQFGVDKSYRNRWLVYYGANTDSEWYVSASPDKPTDTKTLIYTYNPTYDDAGSQLNESSGQFALMYTAIENANLAIAGLRKYGSVETDAGMRYLLGESLVLRAFFYFDLIKAWGDVPMRFQPIGETGDVNKPRSDRDEIYKQIIADLEEAVDYVDWPGEGVRTGTVTRVNKAFAYGLLARVCLSAAGYAQRPDEGRIGTGDIGSNRRSKLVEAGQEWGDNILYTKALDACKAVIAKENVCVKLEGSFEEIWRDMMKRQVSAGGETLFVIPFADNRGQWMNNYAIRHATADKYCGKAGAGGTIGPVPTLFYEYDKADRRRDVTCIPYRWNGGKQELENVQKWYCGKYRYEWMNDVISGNDCGIKPILMRYADVLLMAAEAANELNDLPYAKEQLRKVRFRAFKSNDAVDEYLKDIGSKDAMFKAIYRERMLEFSCEQIRKQDLIRWGLLKESLDDVKGKMKAMLDHTTYTSELTDKTYDFSLVGTKVYYKYDADGETIQLHGLDFGEAGEPDGEGWTLYTSKKTDGTLEEEYIKSGTTSTGRIDMIYQYDPDVHMFWPIFKQSITTNSLLANDYGYPVR, encoded by the coding sequence ATGAAAAAGTCAATCTATATCCTTGCCTGCGCCGGCCTCATGGCCGTTTCGTGCGGCGAAGAGCTGCTGGAGACCCGTTCCTCGTCGTCGTCCGATTCGGAGACCATGTTCTCGAACGAGACCTATGCCGAGGCGGCCGTCATGAACATCTACCGCCAGTTCGGTGTGGACAAGTCCTACCGCAACCGCTGGCTGGTCTACTACGGCGCCAATACGGATTCGGAGTGGTACGTTTCGGCGTCGCCCGACAAACCCACCGACACCAAGACGCTGATCTACACCTATAACCCCACCTACGACGACGCGGGCAGCCAGCTCAACGAGAGCAGCGGCCAGTTCGCGCTGATGTACACGGCCATCGAGAACGCCAACCTCGCCATTGCGGGGCTCCGCAAGTACGGCAGCGTCGAGACCGACGCCGGGATGCGCTACCTGCTGGGCGAGTCGCTCGTGCTGCGCGCATTCTTCTATTTCGACCTGATCAAGGCTTGGGGCGACGTTCCCATGCGCTTCCAGCCCATCGGCGAGACGGGCGACGTGAACAAGCCCCGGAGCGACCGCGACGAAATCTACAAGCAGATCATCGCCGATCTCGAAGAGGCCGTCGATTATGTTGACTGGCCCGGCGAGGGTGTCCGCACGGGCACCGTGACCCGCGTCAACAAAGCCTTCGCCTACGGTCTGCTGGCCCGTGTGTGCCTTTCGGCCGCCGGCTATGCGCAGCGTCCCGACGAGGGGCGGATCGGGACGGGCGACATCGGCTCGAACCGTCGCAGCAAGCTGGTCGAAGCAGGGCAGGAGTGGGGCGACAACATCCTCTACACCAAGGCTCTCGATGCCTGCAAGGCGGTGATCGCCAAGGAGAACGTCTGCGTGAAGCTGGAAGGCTCGTTCGAGGAGATCTGGCGCGACATGATGAAGCGCCAGGTATCGGCCGGGGGCGAAACCCTCTTCGTGATTCCCTTCGCCGACAACCGCGGCCAGTGGATGAACAACTACGCCATCCGGCACGCCACGGCCGACAAGTACTGCGGCAAGGCCGGCGCCGGCGGCACCATCGGGCCGGTTCCCACGCTCTTCTACGAGTATGACAAGGCCGACCGCCGCCGCGATGTCACCTGCATTCCCTATCGCTGGAACGGCGGCAAGCAGGAGTTGGAGAACGTGCAGAAATGGTATTGCGGCAAGTACCGCTACGAGTGGATGAACGACGTGATTTCGGGCAACGACTGCGGCATCAAGCCGATTCTGATGCGTTATGCCGACGTGCTGCTGATGGCCGCCGAGGCCGCCAACGAGCTCAACGACCTGCCCTATGCCAAAGAGCAGCTGCGCAAGGTCCGCTTCCGCGCCTTCAAGTCCAACGATGCGGTAGATGAATACCTTAAGGACATCGGGTCGAAGGACGCCATGTTCAAGGCTATATACAGGGAGCGCATGCTCGAATTCAGCTGCGAGCAGATCCGCAAGCAGGACCTGATCCGCTGGGGACTGCTGAAAGAGTCGCTCGACGACGTGAAGGGCAAGATGAAGGCCATGCTCGACCACACGACCTACACGTCGGAGCTGACGGACAAGACCTACGATTTCAGCCTTGTCGGCACGAAGGTCTACTACAAATACGACGCCGACGGCGAGACGATCCAGCTCCACGGCCTCGACTTCGGCGAGGCGGGCGAACCCGACGGCGAGGGCTGGACGCTCTACACGTCGAAGAAGACCGACGGCACGCTCGAAGAGGAGTATATCAAGAGCGGCACGACCTCCACGGGGCGTATCGACATGATCTACCAGTACGATCCCGACGTGCACATGTTCTGGCCGATCTTCAAGCAGTCGATCACCACCAACAGCCTGCTGGCCAACGACTACGGTTATCCGGTGCGATAG
- a CDS encoding SusC/RagA family TonB-linked outer membrane protein has protein sequence MKSFTLKFALTFLLGVGLASAAVAQKIGGTVKDSAGKPVVGASVIVEGSTLGASSGVDGQWSLNVPDASKKTLVISYIGMKTQRIAIGSKTQIDVTLEDESTALDDVVVVGYATVKRRDVVGSVASVNAETLQQMPVASVAEAMTGRMAGVQITATEGDPDAEIRIRVRGAGTFSSDGAPLYIVDGFPVESISDISSSEIQSIDILKDAFSTAIYGSRGANGVVLITTKSGEKGKVNVNYNVYWGFKDIARKNQVQALNPSEFAKWQYELAAIQNKVADNYEPYFGAFSDIDLYDNVKGNDWMDQLFGRTGEQFNHNLTVSGGGDKFKWNATYARLYDKAIMVGSNYSRDNLGLKTQFKPNKRVTLDFNIRYSRMKVRGAGANSLNDSGTQSTGRLKNAMLYTPIPLKAQIEGGDDLEENSSDAVMPTVAVSDSDRKRERTNWTANGGFTWEIVDDLSLKVEAGMEEYRQETNSFYGVTTYYSKVGGSGSTVPGTPSTNYNDVTRRRVRNTNTLSYDFRKLISNDNHHLNVLLGQEYIITEQRTFNTWVDGLPDFYTAEQAWAFMGAGSNASSSNMNYAADDILLSYFGRINYDFKGKYMLSATMRGDGSSKFSKGQKWGYFPSVAASWRLSDEWGMKDLRWLDNLKLRYSFGTAGNNNIPTGMGGLTQLYEVGTGSSFIYGDPTYWTPNGNGASESFMANANLTWETTYSHNLGLDFGFWRNRLSGSVEVYQNTTEDILMRYPVSGSGYSFQYRNAGTIRNRGLEVSVSAVLLEKAKYGLNFNANIAFNRSRIMDLAGLDTYSQSSGWNNNVTDYYAVLGGAIGDVHGYTTLGRYEVGDFDLDYYAETGKWKTLDGSNCAGVVGDMRPGSLKLLCDADGNPIQGRIGNVQPKFTGGFSLSGYVYGFDIAANFTYSYGNKVFNANNVEFTSSQKYTGKGVIRNLSEVMALGKRWTNIDWTTGDVITDPEALAAANRTTTMWSPYMPQTVVHSWLLEDASFLRLSSLTIGYTLPSSWTRKVRLSKVRFYATGTNLFCWTPYSGFDPEVDTRRATPMTPNVDYSAYPKSRSWVFGANISF, from the coding sequence ATGAAAAGCTTTACTCTAAAGTTCGCCCTGACGTTCCTGCTGGGAGTGGGTCTGGCTTCCGCGGCCGTGGCCCAGAAAATCGGAGGAACCGTCAAGGATTCGGCGGGCAAACCGGTTGTCGGAGCTTCGGTGATCGTCGAGGGTTCGACTCTGGGAGCGAGCTCGGGTGTCGATGGCCAGTGGTCGCTCAATGTGCCCGACGCCTCGAAGAAGACGCTGGTGATCTCCTATATCGGCATGAAGACGCAGCGCATCGCCATCGGCAGCAAGACGCAGATCGACGTGACGCTCGAAGACGAATCGACGGCCTTGGACGACGTGGTGGTCGTGGGCTATGCCACCGTGAAGCGCCGCGACGTGGTCGGATCGGTCGCTTCGGTCAACGCCGAGACGCTCCAGCAGATGCCCGTGGCCTCGGTGGCCGAGGCGATGACGGGACGCATGGCCGGCGTGCAGATCACCGCCACGGAGGGCGATCCCGACGCTGAGATCCGCATCCGCGTCCGCGGTGCGGGCACGTTCTCGTCCGACGGAGCGCCGCTCTACATCGTCGATGGCTTCCCGGTGGAGAGCATCAGCGACATTTCCTCGTCGGAGATCCAGTCGATCGACATTCTGAAAGACGCCTTCTCGACGGCCATCTACGGTTCGCGCGGTGCCAACGGCGTCGTGCTCATTACCACCAAGAGCGGCGAGAAAGGCAAGGTCAACGTCAATTACAATGTATACTGGGGTTTCAAGGACATCGCCCGCAAGAACCAGGTGCAGGCGCTCAATCCCTCGGAGTTCGCCAAATGGCAGTACGAACTGGCCGCCATCCAGAACAAGGTGGCGGACAACTACGAGCCCTATTTCGGGGCGTTTTCCGACATCGACCTCTACGACAACGTGAAGGGCAACGACTGGATGGACCAGCTCTTCGGCCGCACGGGCGAGCAGTTCAACCACAACCTCACGGTTTCGGGCGGCGGCGACAAGTTCAAGTGGAACGCCACCTATGCGCGTCTCTATGACAAGGCGATCATGGTCGGTTCGAATTACAGCCGCGACAACCTCGGCCTGAAGACGCAGTTCAAGCCCAACAAGCGCGTCACGCTCGATTTCAACATCCGCTATTCGCGTATGAAAGTGCGCGGTGCGGGCGCCAACTCGCTCAACGACTCGGGCACCCAGAGCACGGGCCGTCTGAAAAACGCCATGCTCTACACGCCCATTCCGCTGAAGGCCCAGATCGAGGGCGGCGACGATTTGGAGGAGAACTCCTCGGACGCCGTGATGCCGACGGTCGCCGTTTCGGACTCGGATCGCAAGCGCGAGCGCACCAACTGGACCGCCAACGGCGGTTTCACGTGGGAGATCGTCGATGACCTCAGCCTGAAAGTCGAGGCCGGCATGGAGGAGTACCGTCAGGAGACCAACTCCTTCTACGGCGTCACCACCTACTATTCGAAGGTCGGCGGTTCGGGTTCGACCGTTCCGGGAACCCCGTCCACGAACTACAACGACGTGACGCGCCGCCGCGTGCGCAACACCAATACGCTGAGCTACGACTTCCGGAAGCTGATCTCGAACGACAACCACCATCTCAACGTGCTGCTGGGCCAGGAGTACATCATCACCGAGCAGCGGACGTTCAACACGTGGGTCGATGGTCTGCCCGACTTCTACACCGCCGAGCAGGCGTGGGCCTTCATGGGTGCGGGCTCCAACGCCAGCTCTTCGAACATGAACTATGCGGCCGACGACATCCTGCTCTCCTATTTCGGACGCATCAACTACGATTTCAAGGGCAAGTACATGCTTTCGGCCACGATGCGCGGCGACGGTTCGTCGAAGTTCTCCAAGGGTCAGAAATGGGGTTACTTCCCCTCGGTGGCCGCTTCGTGGCGCCTTTCGGACGAGTGGGGGATGAAAGACCTCCGGTGGCTCGACAACCTCAAGCTGCGTTACAGCTTCGGTACCGCGGGCAACAACAACATCCCGACCGGCATGGGCGGCCTGACGCAGCTCTACGAGGTCGGCACGGGCAGCAGCTTCATCTACGGCGATCCGACCTACTGGACGCCCAACGGCAACGGTGCCAGCGAGAGTTTCATGGCCAATGCCAACCTGACGTGGGAGACCACCTATTCGCATAACCTGGGCCTCGATTTCGGCTTCTGGCGCAACCGCCTCTCGGGATCGGTTGAGGTCTACCAGAACACCACCGAGGATATTCTCATGCGCTATCCCGTCTCCGGTTCGGGTTACAGCTTCCAGTACCGCAATGCCGGTACGATCCGCAACCGCGGTCTGGAGGTTTCGGTTTCGGCCGTGCTCCTCGAGAAGGCCAAATACGGGCTGAACTTCAATGCCAACATCGCCTTCAACCGCAGCCGCATCATGGATCTGGCCGGGCTGGACACCTATTCGCAGTCGTCGGGCTGGAACAACAACGTCACGGACTACTACGCCGTGCTGGGCGGCGCCATCGGCGATGTCCACGGCTACACGACGCTGGGACGCTACGAGGTCGGGGATTTCGATCTGGACTACTACGCCGAGACGGGCAAATGGAAGACGCTCGACGGCTCGAACTGCGCCGGCGTGGTCGGCGACATGCGTCCGGGATCGCTCAAGCTGCTCTGCGACGCCGACGGCAATCCGATTCAGGGCAGGATCGGCAACGTGCAGCCCAAATTTACGGGCGGTTTCTCGCTCTCGGGCTATGTCTACGGGTTCGACATCGCCGCCAACTTCACCTATTCCTACGGCAACAAGGTCTTCAACGCCAACAACGTGGAGTTCACCTCCTCGCAGAAATACACCGGCAAGGGCGTGATCCGCAACCTCTCGGAGGTGATGGCCCTGGGCAAGCGCTGGACCAATATCGACTGGACGACGGGCGACGTGATCACCGATCCCGAGGCGCTGGCCGCCGCCAACCGCACGACGACCATGTGGTCGCCCTACATGCCCCAGACGGTCGTGCACAGCTGGCTGTTGGAGGACGCTTCGTTCCTGCGCCTCTCGTCGCTGACGATCGGCTATACGCTGCCTTCGAGCTGGACGCGCAAGGTCCGTCTCAGCAAGGTGCGTTTCTACGCCACCGGCACCAACCTCTTCTGCTGGACGCCTTACAGCGGTTTCGACCCCGAGGTCGATACGCGCCGCGCGACGCCCATGACCCCCAACGTCGATTACTCGGCCTATCCGAAGAGCCGTTCGTGGGTGTTCGGTGCGAACATCAGCTTCTAA
- a CDS encoding glycoside hydrolase family 105 protein yields the protein MKRLLIPALCVLAAACTSRGHLYDSATPLAVRMVESEIARNPSPMTLDGIPAGKIKWNYTTGLELLAMMDAGEAYDRPDFFDYALRYYDSIVQPDGSVLTYKKSKYNLDHVCPGRALFALYDRTGDVRYKTALDTLFAQLREQPRNDDGGFWHKEVYPHQMWLDGLYMAEPFYAEYAARNLSGAEYEKAVDDIVNQFVAAAAHTFDPATKLYRHACDVSREMFWCDKTTGQSAHAWGRAMGWYVMAIVETLQYLGVNDTTLPMIDILNHICEVLPEYADPATGMWYQVLDQPGREGNYLESTASAMFVYAMLKGVRLGYLPAEMGAEARRLYEKFVDRFVKENPDGTISLTDCCSVAGLGGKGMRSGTFEYYISEPVIDNDCKGVGPFIWASLEYSLPAKSRDSGAAVR from the coding sequence ATGAAACGATTGCTGATACCTGCCCTGTGCGTGCTGGCCGCCGCCTGCACCTCGCGCGGACACCTCTACGATTCCGCCACGCCGCTCGCCGTCCGCATGGTCGAGAGCGAGATCGCCCGCAACCCCTCGCCCATGACGCTCGACGGTATCCCCGCCGGCAAAATCAAGTGGAACTACACCACGGGACTCGAACTGCTGGCCATGATGGACGCAGGCGAGGCGTACGACCGTCCCGATTTCTTCGACTATGCGCTGCGCTATTACGACTCCATCGTGCAGCCCGACGGGAGCGTGCTGACCTACAAGAAGTCGAAATACAATCTCGACCACGTTTGTCCGGGGCGTGCGCTGTTCGCGCTGTACGACCGCACGGGCGACGTGCGCTATAAAACAGCGCTCGACACGCTCTTCGCGCAGCTGCGGGAGCAGCCCCGCAACGACGACGGCGGATTCTGGCACAAGGAGGTCTATCCGCATCAGATGTGGCTCGACGGGCTTTACATGGCCGAGCCGTTCTATGCCGAATATGCCGCGAGGAACCTCTCCGGAGCCGAATACGAAAAGGCCGTCGATGACATCGTGAACCAGTTCGTCGCGGCGGCCGCGCATACCTTTGATCCGGCGACGAAGCTCTACCGCCACGCCTGCGACGTATCGCGCGAGATGTTCTGGTGCGACAAGACCACGGGCCAGTCCGCGCACGCCTGGGGCCGGGCGATGGGGTGGTACGTCATGGCCATCGTCGAGACGCTGCAATACCTCGGGGTGAACGACACGACGCTCCCGATGATCGACATACTGAACCATATCTGCGAGGTGCTGCCCGAGTATGCCGATCCCGCGACCGGGATGTGGTATCAGGTGCTCGACCAGCCGGGCCGCGAAGGCAACTACCTCGAATCGACCGCCTCGGCGATGTTCGTCTATGCCATGCTCAAAGGCGTGCGGCTGGGTTACCTGCCTGCGGAGATGGGCGCCGAGGCGCGACGGCTGTATGAAAAATTCGTGGACCGTTTCGTGAAGGAGAATCCCGACGGTACGATCTCGCTGACCGATTGCTGCTCGGTGGCCGGGCTGGGCGGCAAAGGGATGCGCAGCGGGACGTTCGAATATTACATCTCCGAACCGGTGATTGACAACGACTGCAAGGGTGTGGGGCCCTTCATCTGGGCATCTCTGGAATACTCCCTCCCGGCTAAGAGCCGGGATTCAGGGGCGGCCGTTCGTTGA